In a single window of the Nicotiana tomentosiformis chromosome 8, ASM39032v3, whole genome shotgun sequence genome:
- the LOC104093256 gene encoding uncharacterized protein isoform X2, with translation MMGGNSNVFAALDSLRKKKKSSDKESKNSKGSSSKKEQEPEVLWAPAPLTVKSWADVDDEDDDDYYATTAPLQSFLGSNESEKKPEPVEETESEEDLLDDDEDEDVEEDHDHEAEVPEHAEPVDHKIEAPSAPKEAERQLSKKERRKKELAELEALLADFGVAQKEKGPDELPDIANEKKESQQGEDAEKKNGVVTESKNAKKKKKKDKASKEVKESEDQPNSSDATIGPEETGGGAEQVEDASTVDVKEKLKRVASAKKKKSSKETDGAARAAAIEAAARSAKLAAAKKKEKNHYNQQPMR, from the exons ATGATGGGGGGTAATTCGAATGTATTTGCGGCGCTTGATagtttaaggaagaagaagaagtctTCTGATAAAGAATCTAAGAATAGTAAAGGTTCGTCATCGAAGAAGGAACAGGAACCGGAAGTTTTGTGGGCTCCAGCGCCGTTGACTGTGAAATCTTGGGCTGATGTTGATGACGAGGATGATGATGATTACTATGCTACTACTGCTCCTCTTCAGTCTTTTTTGGGTTCGAATGAGTCTGAAAAGAAGCCTGAACCTGTTGAG GAAACAGAAAGCGAAGAGGACCTtcttgatgatgatgaagatgaagatgtgGAGGAGGACCATGACCACGAAGCTGAGGTTCCAGAACATGCTGAGCCAGTGGACCATAAGATAGAAGCTCCTTCAGCTCCTAAAGAAGCTGAGAGACAGCTATCAAAGAAAGAGAGAAGGAAAAAAGAGCTTGCTGAATTGGAGGCACTTTTAGCTGATTTTGGGGTTGCACAAAAGGAGAAAGGTCCAGACGAGTTACCTG ATATTGCCAATGAGAAGAAAGAGTCTCAGCAAGGTGAGGATGCGGAAAAGAAAAATGGGGTGGTTACAGAGTCTAAAAatgcaaagaagaagaaaaagaaggataAAGCATCCAAGGAGGTGAAGGAATCAGAGGATCAGCCCAACAGCTCAGATGCCACTATTGGTCCAGAGGAAACTGGAGGAGGAGCTGAACAAGTAGAAGATGCATCAACAGTAGATGTGAAGGAGAAGCTGAAAAGGGTAGCTTcagcaaagaaaaagaaatccaGTAAAGAGACAGATGGTGCTGCTAGAGCTGCCGCGATAGAGGCTGCTGCAAGGAGTGCCAAGCTTGCTGCAgcaaagaagaaagagaagaacCATTACAACCAGCAGCCCATGCGATAA
- the LOC104093256 gene encoding uncharacterized protein isoform X1 produces MMGGNSNVFAALDSLRKKKKSSDKESKNSKGSSSKKEQEPEVLWAPAPLTVKSWADVDDEDDDDYYATTAPLQSFLGSNESEKKPEPVEVELQETESEEDLLDDDEDEDVEEDHDHEAEVPEHAEPVDHKIEAPSAPKEAERQLSKKERRKKELAELEALLADFGVAQKEKGPDELPDIANEKKESQQGEDAEKKNGVVTESKNAKKKKKKDKASKEVKESEDQPNSSDATIGPEETGGGAEQVEDASTVDVKEKLKRVASAKKKKSSKETDGAARAAAIEAAARSAKLAAAKKKEKNHYNQQPMR; encoded by the exons ATGATGGGGGGTAATTCGAATGTATTTGCGGCGCTTGATagtttaaggaagaagaagaagtctTCTGATAAAGAATCTAAGAATAGTAAAGGTTCGTCATCGAAGAAGGAACAGGAACCGGAAGTTTTGTGGGCTCCAGCGCCGTTGACTGTGAAATCTTGGGCTGATGTTGATGACGAGGATGATGATGATTACTATGCTACTACTGCTCCTCTTCAGTCTTTTTTGGGTTCGAATGAGTCTGAAAAGAAGCCTGAACCTGTTGAG GTTGAATTGCAGGAAACAGAAAGCGAAGAGGACCTtcttgatgatgatgaagatgaagatgtgGAGGAGGACCATGACCACGAAGCTGAGGTTCCAGAACATGCTGAGCCAGTGGACCATAAGATAGAAGCTCCTTCAGCTCCTAAAGAAGCTGAGAGACAGCTATCAAAGAAAGAGAGAAGGAAAAAAGAGCTTGCTGAATTGGAGGCACTTTTAGCTGATTTTGGGGTTGCACAAAAGGAGAAAGGTCCAGACGAGTTACCTG ATATTGCCAATGAGAAGAAAGAGTCTCAGCAAGGTGAGGATGCGGAAAAGAAAAATGGGGTGGTTACAGAGTCTAAAAatgcaaagaagaagaaaaagaaggataAAGCATCCAAGGAGGTGAAGGAATCAGAGGATCAGCCCAACAGCTCAGATGCCACTATTGGTCCAGAGGAAACTGGAGGAGGAGCTGAACAAGTAGAAGATGCATCAACAGTAGATGTGAAGGAGAAGCTGAAAAGGGTAGCTTcagcaaagaaaaagaaatccaGTAAAGAGACAGATGGTGCTGCTAGAGCTGCCGCGATAGAGGCTGCTGCAAGGAGTGCCAAGCTTGCTGCAgcaaagaagaaagagaagaacCATTACAACCAGCAGCCCATGCGATAA
- the LOC138897770 gene encoding uncharacterized mitochondrial protein AtMg00820-like, whose translation MDEPKSVIEILSHPEKNEWMKVMKEELESIKTNKVWDLVDLPLGYKAIGNKRVLKVKHKMDGSIKIYKAQLVAKDFTREDEIDYEEAFSPGVMFTSIRLLLAIIARLDMKLH comes from the coding sequence ATGGATGAGCCAAAGTCTGTGATTGAGATTTTATCGCACCCTGAAAAAAATGAGTGGATGAAAGTAATGAAAGAAGAATTAGAGTCCATAAAAACCAACAAAGTATGGGATCTAGTTGACCTTCCGCTTGGGTATAAAGCCATTGGGAACAAACGGGTTCTCAAAGTTAAACACAAAATGGATGGGTCAATAAAAATATACAAGGCACAATTGGTAGCAAAAGACTTTACTCGAGAAGATGAAATAGATTATGAGGAAGCATTTTCACCAGGTGTGATGTTTACCTCAATTCGCTTACTTTTGGCTATTATTGCACGTTTGGATATGAAATTACACTAA